The Miltoncostaea oceani genome includes a region encoding these proteins:
- a CDS encoding type IV pilin protein, protein MLERLRRRRGQEGFTLIELLVVVIIIGLLAAIAIPAFLGQRNKANDAAAKSLVRNGATTMEAYFTDGNTYAGADATKLAAIEPNIVWSAANMDAGANEVKFTITGTGTGYTLESKSKSSTIFKYEKLANSTVQRTCGTGCTW, encoded by the coding sequence ATGCTTGAGCGACTCCGCCGCCGCAGGGGGCAGGAGGGTTTCACCCTCATCGAGCTCCTCGTGGTGGTCATCATCATCGGCCTCCTGGCCGCGATCGCCATCCCGGCGTTCCTCGGCCAGCGCAACAAGGCCAACGACGCCGCCGCCAAGTCCCTGGTGCGTAACGGCGCCACGACGATGGAGGCCTACTTCACCGACGGCAACACGTACGCCGGCGCCGACGCGACCAAGCTGGCCGCGATCGAGCCGAACATCGTGTGGTCCGCGGCCAACATGGACGCCGGCGCCAACGAGGTGAAGTTCACGATCACCGGTACCGGCACGGGCTACACGCTCGAGTCGAAGAGCAAGTCCAGCACGATCTTCAAGTACGAGAAGCTGGCGAACTCCACGGTCCAGCGGACCTGTGGCACCGGCTGCACCTGGTAG